A genomic stretch from Lathyrus oleraceus cultivar Zhongwan6 chromosome 2, CAAS_Psat_ZW6_1.0, whole genome shotgun sequence includes:
- the LOC127122642 gene encoding uncharacterized protein LOC127122642 — MSEINQPIPGELETSPPKTTTQHSHTSGSDHEASSCEEDQAGVKKDTMVVDEEVQDGDKPEDGSPNIEGTIHANQEGNDGEVVAMGEDDEGNQTLPNVGHDGSDGEDDGDSKEEENNGEGTRTQSKDRLRVKLLPLQQLWLFLKAEFRQEALGVFLLKN; from the coding sequence ATGAGTGAAATCAATCAACCCATTCCTGGTGAGCTTGAGACTTCGCCACCAAAAACCACTACCCAACATTCACATACCAGTGGTTCTGATCACGAAGCTAGTTCATGCGAAGAAGACCAAGCTGGAGTGAAAAAGGATACTATGGTGGTGGATGAAGAGGTTCAGGATGGAGATAAACCTGAAGATGGTTCTCCTAACATCGAAGGCACAATCCATGCCAACCAAGAGGGTAACGATGGTGAAGTAGTGGCAATGGGGGAGGACGACGAAGGCAACCAGACCCTACCCAATGTTGGACATGATGGAAGTGATGGTGAAGATGATGGAGACTCCAAAGAAGAGGAGAACAATGGTGAGGGAACCAGGACACAGTCGAAGGACAGACTCAGAGTCAAACTCTTGCCACTCCAACAGTTGTGGCTATTCCTGAAGGCAGAGTTTCGACAAGAAGCGCTGGGGGTTTTTCTTTTGAAGAACTAG